In uncultured Desulfuromonas sp., the genomic stretch CGTCGATGAAAATTCCAGCCGGGCCCTGCAGGGTGGCCACGAACGGCGAAACGCCGCGAATCATGACGGCATTACCGACGTTGTCCGCCTTGACATGCACATTGGCGGCAAACCGCGACAGATCCTTCAAAGTGTGGATCTCTTTTTCTTCCAGGCTGCCACGACTGAAAACATCCATGCTGATGGGTGTTATATTTTGCGGCTGGGAAAATTTTTGCGCGGTAACCACGATGGTCTCTTCGTCGCCGTCCACGAGAGCCACGGCCGGGGCACTCAACAGAAGTAACAGTAACAGTGCCGAAACGGTATGATGCATGACAAGCCTCCTGTGTTTTTAGCCTGAATCAAGTCCATGGTGTGACGAGCACATGCCCGTATGTTTTGCCCTCCACGGATTCAGATTTAAGATCGGAGGATACGAAAAGGCACGCCGCCGTGACTATCATCCGCTGCACGAAAAGTTGTCTTTGCGGATCGTTATAAATCGGCAACACCCCGTTTTTTGTGAAGACGGCTTTTTAGCGGCGATGACTAAACCCACACGAACCTCAAGAACTTAGCTGTCTAAAACATGACTATTATTGTTTTGTTTATATATAAGAGTGAAACGGTAATAATTGACAGATCTCATACCCAAGGCTAGCCTTTGCAAAGTTGTGGTTAGCAAACGATAATACGGGAAAACGTGTGCTCTATTTTATAACTATTTTTGTCTTCAATAGTTTGCGGAAGAATGTTCCGCTTTTTTCTGAACAAGAGAACCCGCAAGGGAGAAACATCGATCAGGGAGGTGGCGATGAAAACTGAACCGAAAGAGCGTCGTGTTTATGTGGTGGAATGGAAAGAGGCGTACAGCAACGGAATTGATGAGGTTGATGAGCAGCACAAACATCTGTTTTTTCTGGTGAAGTGTCTGAAGCTTGAAACCATTGAGAAAACGTTGGATGAGCTGGCAGACTACGTATTCAGCCACTTTTCCACCGAGCAAAAACTGATGGAGGAGAGTGACTACCCCGATCAAGAACGCCATCGTCAGATTCATGATCAGTTTGTTTCAAACGTGGCGGAATGTATTGCCAACGATGATCCCTGGGATGACGAGCGTCTCCACGAGTTACGCAAGTTTCTCAATAAATGGCTGATCGGCCATATCATGACAGACGACCAGCAGTTTGGTCGCTGGTACAAGCAGTATCAATATCAACAGAACTTTGAAGAATTGCGCTTTTCCGGTGATGATGAACGGGGGTGGTTGAGCCACTTGTTCAAACCGGATTGGGTTTTACGCCTGCTGGGGAAATAGAGGACCGACGATTTCATCAAAGGCGACAAAAACATAAGCAGGCTGGTGCTACAAAACCGGAGGCCCGCAGTCGTAGACATGTTGGCTGCGCAGGAATTCGCCGAACTGGCCGTCGGTTTTAACAATGTGATTGAGTAACCACTCGCGCAGGGATTTATAAAGATCGGAGGAGAGCCCCGTGTAGCCGGTCAGCACTTGTTCCTGGTAGTCACTCACGGTCTTTTTAAAGGCACGGTGGGCCTTGATATGGGCTTCCATCCCAGGATAGCGGTGTTTCAGCATGGCTTCCTCTTCATGCTGGAAATGCTTGCGGATATAAAGATTGAGTGTCGGAAAAAGCGATGTCAGAACCTCATCGCCCTGTTTCTTGCGGATGGCTTCGTACAGTTCATTAAGGGCGTTGACCAGGGCACGGTGTTCCGCATCAAAGGTGGGATTGCCGGTTTCATAGCAGGATTTCCAGGTAATGGTTGCCACTGCGACCTCGTCAGAAATTGGGGTTACGCTGAAGAACATGGTGGCACAGAACAATGAAAAACGTCAATGCGCTGGGTCACACTCTGTGGTCGGACGTGGTAACACTTCGCACAGAGGCTGGTGCAGGTGGCGATTTGGTAAAGGCAATCCTGTGTGCAAGGGGATGTGGCGATAACAACAAAGACATGAAGGTGCCTTGTTGCAGCACCCACCACACCGCTGACAAGTTTAAAGCAAACGGATGTGGTGGGTTGCGAATGAGGCAGCGTTTACCCTTCCCACGCCAGGCTTGGTGCCGAAGGCCCCGCAGCCGCTAAACTGCCGGAAGACAGTTTGAAGTTACTCAGCATTTGCTGTAACTCGATGGCCTGGCTCGAGAGTTCTTCACTGGTCGCAGCACTCTCTTCAGCATTGGCCGTTGTCTGCTGGATGACTTGATCAATCTGTCCCAGAGCTAAATTGATTTGATTGATCCCCTGCGATTGTTCATTGCTGGTTATGGCAATATCCTTGATAAGGCTGGACACTTTTGTGATTGATTCGACAATCTCTGTCAGGGAGGTTGCCGTTGTCTGGGCAATCTGAGAACCGTTGGCTGTTTTGGCGACGGATCCTTCGATCAGCTCAGCGGTTTCACTGGCGGCTTTTGCGCTGCGCGCAGCCAGATTGCGCACCTCTTCAGCGACAACCGCAAAGCCTTTACCGTGCTGCCCGGCTCTGGCTGCTTCAACAGCGGCATTCAGTGCGAGAAGGTTGGTTTGAAACGCGATCTCATCAATGACCTTGATAATTTTACGGATATTTTCCCCGGCGGTATTGATTTCGGCCATAGCCGCCACCATGGAAGACATTTGTTGGTTGCCGCTATCCGCAGCATGACGTGCGTCATTGGCCAGATTGTTGGCCACGTTGGCGTTTTGGGCACTCTGCTCTATTTTACCGCCGATCTCATTCATGGAGCTGTTGATTTCCTCCATAGACGCCGCGGATTGGGTCGCTCCCTGAGAAAGCGATTGCGCCGCGTCAGAAACACTGACACTGCCGGCATTGACCTGCTGTCCGGCACTTTGCAGCTGGGCAAAAACCTTGTTGAGGTCTTCGCCAACCTTCTGGATAGAATTGCGCAAAACATCCTCATTATCGACTGGGCAAACTGAAAAGGTCAGATCACCGGCGGCCAACATCTGCAAAGGGCGAACGACATCCTGCTGCATACTGTCAACAAACTTATCCATAGTTTGGCCCATCAGGCCAATCTCGTCAGTAGTCGTCAATAGAAGTTTCTGGTCGAGGCGGCCTTTTGCCATGTCGTGAAGCATTTGGACAATTTTTTTGAGCGGTTTGTTGATGCTGCTCGAAATAAACCAGGAGACCAATATGGCAATCAAAACAGAAGCGCACACGGTGGCTAGGATCGTTAGTGTCGCGGAGCGGTATTTTGCCTCAGAAGCAAGCTCAGATTGTTTGGCATCAGCGATCAGCACCTCGGTCGATTGGTCGATGAAGTCGCGCATTTTTTCAAACTTTTCCTGAGCGTCACCTAGGCTGAGGGCGATCGCGGCTTCAGGCTGGTCCGCAATCTCTTTGACAACCTGCCTGGACACCGGTTCCCACTCCTTCAGAGCCGCGAGGAACTGACGGTAAAGTTCATGAGCTTTGGAATTTGTCGACAGCTTGGCGAAATGTTCCATACGCTCTTTGACCTGCTTGAGGTTGGTCTCATAATCATCCTGAAGGGTACGGAGCATCTCCTTATCCTGCTGGCCGGCGAAAATCAGCGTCCGCTCAGAGACCAGAAGTTGCTGAAGATCGCGATCGGCCTCAATCAGATTATCCATACTTGGCAGCTCAACACTGTAAAACAGCTTCATGTTGCCAAAAAGAAACGTAGAACTGCTGTAACCGGCAAACCCGGTGACAAGGAGGAGAAAAATCATCAGCGAAAAACCGTAGATCAACTTAGTTCTGATTTTGAGATTGCGTAAAAAATCCATAACCGGCTCCTTGAATTCATTAGTGAGAAAGATCGGAGGATTGAAGGTTCAATCCATTCTGACACAAACGTTGGTCAGACTATTTTAAAAAGCGCTATTTTTAAGGGTGTTACCAAGTTGATCTGCCTTTTTTCCTGTCCGGGATTGGTCTGTCAGACAAAATAATGAAAAGCAACATCCACATTATGATTCCAGTTTACCAATTAATTTAGAAACGTCAGTATTATAGTGGCAATTTATTTTTAACACACTGTATTTATTGGCTTTGTGAGAAATATGGCGAAATTTTAGTTTGAAAATGGTGTCCACAAATGAAACGCAGTGCTCTGTCAATGCTAAAAACGATAAAAGACGTCGATTACGCGCTTTATGCCGCAATGAAAGCAATAGGCGTTCTTGGTATTTTGCTCTCGGGATTGTTTCAAAGCGGGGGTGGAGAAAAACAGTTATCCGTTAAACTGTTCGTAGCCCATAAATGGCCTCCGTCAAACCGAATCCAGCGCTTTGTCAATGCTAAAAATTCGAGTGAATGGCACAGCATCGTGCCATTCACACAAGGCGCGAAATCGCCGAAGTGGCCGCTCCACTTCAAGATTTTGCAACGCAGTGAGAAGGGTGCGAGGCGCAGCCAGACCCGAAGATTTCGTGTTGTCAGAGCACTGCCAGGGAGAACCATGATTGCGGAAACTCTGCTGGCGCAGTCCACCGCGTCAGGGCCTTTTCAACGGCACAAGCCGAAAATTCGATTTCCGTCTTATTTACAAAATCAATCACGTGAAGACCTGTTCTTGATTTTGTCCGCCCGTCCATGGGCTGTTTTTTTGCGAAACGGCCATGACAAAGGCCCTGAA encodes the following:
- a CDS encoding methyl-accepting chemotaxis protein, yielding MDFLRNLKIRTKLIYGFSLMIFLLLVTGFAGYSSSTFLFGNMKLFYSVELPSMDNLIEADRDLQQLLVSERTLIFAGQQDKEMLRTLQDDYETNLKQVKERMEHFAKLSTNSKAHELYRQFLAALKEWEPVSRQVVKEIADQPEAAIALSLGDAQEKFEKMRDFIDQSTEVLIADAKQSELASEAKYRSATLTILATVCASVLIAILVSWFISSSINKPLKKIVQMLHDMAKGRLDQKLLLTTTDEIGLMGQTMDKFVDSMQQDVVRPLQMLAAGDLTFSVCPVDNEDVLRNSIQKVGEDLNKVFAQLQSAGQQVNAGSVSVSDAAQSLSQGATQSAASMEEINSSMNEIGGKIEQSAQNANVANNLANDARHAADSGNQQMSSMVAAMAEINTAGENIRKIIKVIDEIAFQTNLLALNAAVEAARAGQHGKGFAVVAEEVRNLAARSAKAASETAELIEGSVAKTANGSQIAQTTATSLTEIVESITKVSSLIKDIAITSNEQSQGINQINLALGQIDQVIQQTTANAEESAATSEELSSQAIELQQMLSNFKLSSGSLAAAGPSAPSLAWEG
- a CDS encoding bacteriohemerythrin, translated to MKTEPKERRVYVVEWKEAYSNGIDEVDEQHKHLFFLVKCLKLETIEKTLDELADYVFSHFSTEQKLMEESDYPDQERHRQIHDQFVSNVAECIANDDPWDDERLHELRKFLNKWLIGHIMTDDQQFGRWYKQYQYQQNFEELRFSGDDERGWLSHLFKPDWVLRLLGK
- a CDS encoding bacteriohemerythrin, whose translation is MATITWKSCYETGNPTFDAEHRALVNALNELYEAIRKKQGDEVLTSLFPTLNLYIRKHFQHEEEAMLKHRYPGMEAHIKAHRAFKKTVSDYQEQVLTGYTGLSSDLYKSLREWLLNHIVKTDGQFGEFLRSQHVYDCGPPVL